One region of Chlorobiota bacterium genomic DNA includes:
- a CDS encoding RNA polymerase sigma factor produces the protein MASAVHRTIEALWRIESASIIATVARMTGDVGIAEDLVQEAFVTAIERWSQSGLPEKPGAWLMTAAKHRAIDLIRRNKLLDEKHQELGQRLLDEQQFAVADFSDTFASQMDAPIEDDLLRLIFIACHPVLSTEAQTALTLRLLGGLSTQEIAHAFLVPEATIAQRIVRAKRTLAAANVPFELPHTSQLAPRLSAVLRVLYLIFNEGYAATSGEDWIRPSLCEEALRLGRILAELLPGESEVHGLVALMELQASRMRARVGPTGQPILLMEQDRARWDHLLVQRGLARLERAASLGNAFGPYSIQAAIAACHARARLPEETDWQQIAALYDALAQILPSPVVELNRAVAVAMAFGPAAGLEIVDDLMQERSLANYHLLPSVRGDLLAKLGRLPEARIEFERAATMTQNQREQQLLLARAAECGKREETEG, from the coding sequence ATGGCTTCCGCCGTTCACCGCACAATCGAGGCCCTTTGGAGGATTGAATCGGCATCCATCATCGCCACGGTGGCGCGGATGACCGGAGATGTGGGAATTGCCGAGGACCTTGTGCAGGAAGCCTTTGTCACCGCCATCGAACGATGGTCGCAGTCGGGCCTCCCGGAAAAACCGGGGGCCTGGCTGATGACCGCCGCAAAACACCGCGCCATTGACCTGATCCGCCGCAACAAACTTCTGGATGAAAAGCACCAAGAGCTTGGGCAGCGACTGCTTGATGAACAGCAGTTTGCCGTGGCCGATTTTTCCGACACGTTCGCCAGCCAGATGGATGCCCCAATCGAGGATGACCTTCTGCGGCTGATCTTTATCGCCTGCCACCCGGTGCTTTCCACCGAAGCACAAACCGCGCTGACGCTGCGGCTGCTTGGCGGGCTTTCCACCCAGGAGATTGCTCACGCTTTTTTGGTCCCCGAGGCAACAATCGCCCAGCGGATTGTGCGGGCCAAACGGACCCTTGCCGCGGCAAACGTTCCGTTCGAGCTTCCCCACACCAGCCAGCTGGCCCCGCGATTGTCGGCAGTGCTTCGGGTGCTGTACCTGATTTTCAACGAAGGCTACGCCGCCACCAGCGGCGAAGATTGGATACGCCCTTCCCTTTGCGAGGAGGCACTCCGGCTTGGCCGCATCCTTGCCGAGCTGCTGCCAGGCGAATCGGAGGTCCACGGGCTGGTGGCGTTGATGGAGTTGCAGGCCTCCAGAATGCGAGCGCGGGTTGGCCCCACCGGCCAGCCAATTTTGCTGATGGAGCAGGACCGAGCGCGGTGGGATCACCTTTTGGTGCAGCGTGGCCTTGCACGGCTGGAACGCGCTGCTTCGCTGGGGAATGCTTTTGGTCCATACTCCATCCAGGCCGCCATTGCCGCCTGCCACGCACGCGCCCGCTTGCCGGAAGAAACCGACTGGCAGCAGATTGCCGCATTGTACGATGCCCTTGCGCAGATTCTTCCTTCGCCGGTGGTGGAGCTGAACCGTGCGGTTGCCGTCGCCATGGCGTTTGGGCCGGCGGCGGGGTTGGAGATTGTGGATGATTTGATGCAGGAGCGATCGCTGGCGAATTATCACCTTCTGCCAAGCGTGCGTGGCGACCTGTTGGCAAAACTTGGCCGGCTTCCCGAAGCCCGCATCGAGTTCGAGCGTGCCGCCACGATGACCCAAAACCAACGGGAACAACAACTGCTTCTTGCCCGAGCAGCAGAGTGTGGAAAGCGGGAAGAGACCGAGGGCTAA
- a CDS encoding DNA-3-methyladenine glycosylase → MLKLPRAFFQRDARVVARQLLGHRLVTVIDGVRTSGRIIETEAYVGQVDAASHCYRGKTPRNQAMFLDGGHAYVYFIYGVHHCFNVVTGEAEVGQGVLVRGVEPVEGIEVMRQRRNQRAGTSASVANANLANGPGKLTIALGIGPEHNGIDLLNNPHIWIERDRPLADHEVSATPRIGINKATELEWRWVRK, encoded by the coding sequence ATGCTGAAACTTCCCCGCGCCTTCTTCCAACGCGATGCCCGCGTTGTTGCCCGCCAGCTGCTGGGCCACCGGCTTGTCACGGTGATTGATGGAGTACGAACCAGCGGCAGGATTATCGAAACGGAGGCGTACGTGGGCCAGGTGGATGCGGCAAGCCATTGCTACCGGGGGAAGACACCCCGCAACCAAGCAATGTTTTTGGATGGCGGCCATGCCTATGTCTATTTCATCTACGGGGTGCATCACTGCTTCAATGTGGTGACGGGGGAAGCGGAGGTGGGGCAAGGGGTGCTGGTGCGCGGCGTGGAGCCGGTTGAAGGAATCGAAGTGATGCGCCAGCGGCGGAATCAACGCGCCGGAACCAGCGCATCCGTTGCCAATGCCAATCTTGCCAACGGCCCGGGCAAACTCACCATCGCGCTGGGGATTGGCCCGGAACACAACGGGATTGACCTTCTGAACAACCCCCACATCTGGATTGAGCGCGACCGCCCCCTTGCCGACCATGAGGTTTCCGCAACCCCACGGATCGGCATCAACAAAGCAACAGAACTTGAATGGAGATGGGTCAGGAAGTGA
- a CDS encoding metallophosphoesterase: MKNYFLQIGSAVLVAGSWGLSVFLLWAFHRQWWGVRWVRRLSWQLPLAGLMFVGLWYLGYSLDLFAVSVAAAVGTIMFITTGLALLIALPFSGTVLSLERLAKWIAAKWSRPKAPAATLPTSVPAAASPAAVASAETLPSPMRRSLLAKGAVVIPGTLLAANAWGLADAWSAVHIPTVPLRYPNLPAELRGLRILHLSDIHLGYFIFMKDLEECMIAAERFRPDLVLVSGDVADELHELPAALRMIADLKPRYGTFASLGNHEYYRGIGTVQKSFDRSPIPLLREEGTAVRVGEGSQLFIGGADDPARNGKERDRPQFLQRTVDATLQGAPSDAFHILMSHRPEGWDRAAQEGIELTVAGHYHGGVQIGFGGRGIIEPLVPNNYIWGHYQRGNSHLYTSAGVGHWLPFRLGCPREAPLYVLEQA, translated from the coding sequence ATGAAAAACTACTTTCTTCAAATCGGTAGCGCGGTGTTGGTGGCGGGGTCGTGGGGGCTTTCGGTGTTTCTGCTTTGGGCGTTCCATCGGCAATGGTGGGGTGTGCGTTGGGTGCGCCGGCTATCGTGGCAGCTTCCGCTGGCTGGGCTGATGTTTGTGGGGCTGTGGTATTTGGGATACTCGTTGGATTTGTTCGCGGTGTCGGTGGCGGCTGCGGTTGGGACCATCATGTTTATCACCACTGGCTTGGCGTTGCTTATCGCCCTTCCATTCAGCGGAACGGTGCTTTCGCTTGAGCGGTTGGCCAAGTGGATTGCGGCAAAATGGTCCCGGCCAAAAGCTCCCGCAGCAACTCTGCCAACATCTGTTCCGGCTGCGGCTTCCCCTGCTGCGGTGGCTTCTGCCGAAACGCTTCCGTCGCCAATGCGGCGGTCCTTGCTGGCCAAAGGGGCGGTGGTTATTCCCGGGACGTTGCTGGCGGCCAACGCTTGGGGGCTTGCCGATGCTTGGAGCGCGGTCCATATCCCCACGGTTCCGCTTCGGTATCCAAATCTTCCGGCGGAGCTTCGCGGGCTTCGCATCCTTCACCTTAGCGATATCCATTTGGGGTATTTCATTTTTATGAAAGACCTTGAAGAATGCATGATTGCTGCCGAACGGTTCCGGCCCGACCTTGTGCTGGTTAGCGGCGACGTTGCCGACGAGCTTCACGAACTCCCCGCCGCGCTTCGGATGATTGCCGACTTGAAACCACGCTACGGCACGTTTGCCTCGCTGGGGAACCACGAATACTACCGGGGGATTGGAACGGTCCAGAAATCGTTCGACCGCAGCCCGATTCCGCTGCTGCGCGAGGAAGGAACGGCGGTGAGAGTGGGGGAAGGAAGCCAGCTGTTCATTGGCGGAGCCGACGACCCCGCGCGAAACGGAAAGGAGCGGGACCGCCCGCAGTTTTTGCAACGCACGGTGGATGCCACGCTGCAAGGCGCGCCCTCCGATGCCTTCCATATCCTGATGAGCCACCGCCCAGAAGGGTGGGATAGGGCCGCGCAGGAGGGGATTGAGCTAACGGTGGCGGGGCATTATCACGGAGGGGTTCAGATCGGTTTTGGTGGGCGTGGCATTATCGAGCCACTTGTCCCGAACAACTACATCTGGGGGCATTACCAGCGGGGGAACTCGCATCTGTACACCTCGGCCGGGGTTGGCCATTGGCTTCCGTTCCGGCTTGGCTGCCCCCGCGAGGCACCGCTGTACGTTCTTGAGCAAGCGTAA
- a CDS encoding YciI family protein, which translates to MRCMLLMKATKESEAGVIPGPEIFAAMDAFNGEMIKAGVMLGGEGLHPSSAGARLKFGSGKPVVVDGPFAETKELLAGFWILQVKSFEEAIEWASRCPGHDGPEEFEIEVRRIFDLSDFPQEVIDAVPNEREYLAQQAKNASGNTP; encoded by the coding sequence ATGCGCTGCATGTTGCTGATGAAAGCCACCAAAGAATCGGAAGCAGGAGTTATCCCAGGCCCAGAAATTTTTGCGGCAATGGATGCGTTCAACGGAGAAATGATCAAAGCCGGCGTGATGCTTGGCGGCGAAGGGCTGCACCCAAGCTCTGCCGGGGCGCGCCTGAAGTTCGGAAGCGGGAAACCGGTGGTGGTGGATGGCCCCTTTGCCGAAACCAAAGAACTTCTTGCCGGATTCTGGATCCTGCAGGTGAAATCCTTTGAGGAAGCAATCGAATGGGCATCGCGATGCCCCGGGCACGACGGCCCCGAGGAGTTCGAGATTGAGGTCCGCCGCATCTTCGATCTTTCCGATTTCCCACAAGAAGTGATTGATGCCGTTCCGAACGAACGGGAGTATCTTGCCCAACAAGCCAAAAACGCCAGCGGCAACACCCCATAA
- a CDS encoding alkaline phosphatase D family protein encodes MNHLARFLLAFVVVAPLLRAQPSLLQSGPMVGYSEMTEVMLWAQTTAQATLQFRYWLAKNPAQTFLTKEVRTVSEEAFTAHIAAQGLTPGERYQYEVLVNGAKVDRPYPLEFQTQTLWQWRQDPPPFTVALGSCAYVNEPEFDRPGEPYGGGYQIYTSIHRLRPDVMLWLGDNTYLREADWGSRSGILHRYTHTRSLPELQPLIASAHNYAIWDDHDYGPNDSDRGFRQKESTLDAFKLFWGNPSYGTRDVDGICTSFQWSDVDFFLLDNRWNRTPNTRETGDRQILGDQQIEWLVDQLATSKAPFKIVAIGGQVLNPVAKWENYATFPEERQKLIDAITREKVKGVIFLSGDRHNSELTKMDRPGLWPLYDLTVSPLTSRAHNHPEEENTMRVEGTYVGQRNFATLSFSGPRTDRAMKIAMFDSDGKELWTRTITAKEISQ; translated from the coding sequence ATGAACCACCTTGCGCGCTTTCTTCTGGCGTTTGTTGTGGTTGCGCCGTTGCTGCGTGCGCAACCAAGCCTTCTGCAATCCGGGCCGATGGTCGGCTATTCGGAGATGACCGAGGTGATGCTCTGGGCGCAAACCACCGCCCAAGCCACCCTCCAATTCCGGTACTGGCTGGCCAAGAATCCCGCCCAAACCTTCCTCACGAAGGAGGTCCGCACCGTGAGCGAGGAAGCGTTCACCGCCCACATTGCGGCCCAGGGGCTAACGCCTGGGGAGCGGTATCAGTATGAGGTGCTGGTCAATGGGGCGAAGGTGGATCGCCCGTATCCATTGGAGTTCCAAACCCAAACGCTGTGGCAGTGGCGCCAGGACCCGCCGCCGTTCACCGTGGCGTTGGGAAGCTGCGCCTACGTGAACGAGCCGGAGTTCGACCGCCCAGGGGAGCCGTACGGCGGCGGATACCAGATCTACACCAGCATCCACCGGCTGCGCCCCGATGTGATGCTCTGGCTGGGGGACAACACCTACCTGCGCGAGGCCGATTGGGGAAGCCGCAGCGGGATTCTGCACCGCTACACCCACACCCGCTCGCTGCCGGAGTTGCAACCGCTGATTGCCAGCGCCCACAATTATGCAATCTGGGACGACCACGATTACGGCCCGAACGACAGCGACCGCGGGTTCCGCCAGAAGGAGAGCACGCTGGATGCTTTCAAACTCTTTTGGGGGAACCCCAGCTACGGAACCCGCGACGTTGACGGCATTTGCACCAGCTTCCAATGGAGCGATGTTGATTTCTTCCTGCTGGATAACCGCTGGAATCGCACGCCCAACACGCGGGAAACCGGGGACCGGCAAATTTTGGGGGACCAGCAGATTGAGTGGTTGGTGGACCAGCTGGCCACAAGCAAAGCACCCTTCAAGATTGTGGCGATTGGCGGGCAGGTGCTGAACCCAGTGGCAAAATGGGAGAACTACGCCACCTTCCCGGAGGAGCGGCAGAAGCTGATTGATGCCATCACCCGCGAGAAAGTCAAAGGGGTGATATTCCTGAGCGGCGACCGCCACAACAGCGAGCTAACCAAAATGGACCGCCCGGGGCTTTGGCCGCTGTACGACCTCACCGTCTCCCCGCTGACCTCACGCGCGCACAACCATCCCGAAGAGGAGAACACCATGCGGGTGGAAGGAACCTACGTTGGCCAGCGCAATTTTGCCACCCTCAGTTTCAGCGGCCCGCGCACCGACCGGGCAATGAAGATCGCCATGTTCGACAGCGATGGTAAGGAGCTGTGGACCCGAACAATCACGGCAAAGGAAATCAGTCAATAG